Proteins encoded within one genomic window of Streptomyces sp. NBC_01237:
- a CDS encoding helix-turn-helix domain-containing protein — protein sequence MKEHDRDDPELDTVLTGVGPRLRRLRTDRGVTLAALSAATGISVSTLSRLESGGRRPSLELLLPIARAHEVPLDDLVGAPPVGDPRVRAKPIVYGGKTALPLTGRPGGLQAYKVVHESACQEVPERRTHEGYEWLYVLSGKLRLLLAEHDLVLAPGEAAEFDTRLPHWFGPAGDEPVEYLSLFGPQGERMHVRAKPKRV from the coding sequence ATGAAGGAACACGACCGGGACGACCCGGAACTGGACACCGTGCTCACCGGTGTCGGACCCCGACTGCGCAGGCTGCGCACCGACCGGGGCGTCACGCTCGCCGCGCTCTCCGCCGCCACCGGAATCTCCGTCTCCACCCTCTCCCGGCTGGAGTCCGGCGGGCGGCGCCCCAGTCTGGAACTGCTGCTCCCGATCGCCCGCGCCCATGAGGTCCCCCTCGACGACCTCGTCGGTGCGCCGCCCGTCGGGGACCCGAGGGTCAGGGCCAAGCCGATCGTGTACGGCGGCAAGACCGCCCTTCCCCTGACCGGACGGCCGGGCGGCCTCCAGGCGTACAAGGTGGTGCACGAGTCCGCCTGTCAGGAGGTGCCGGAGCGGCGTACGCACGAGGGGTACGAGTGGCTGTACGTGCTCTCCGGGAAGCTGCGGCTGCTGCTGGCCGAGCACGACCTGGTGCTGGCTCCGGGGGAGGCCGCCGAGTTCGACACCCGGCTGCCCCACTGGTTCGGTCCGGCCGGTGACGAACCGGTGGAATACCTCAGCCTGTTCGGGCCCCAGGGGGAGCGCATGCACGTCAGGGCCAAGCCGAAGCGGGTGTGA